From the genome of Anopheles moucheti chromosome 3, idAnoMoucSN_F20_07, whole genome shotgun sequence, one region includes:
- the LOC128301757 gene encoding protein PALS2 isoform X3 — MDSMHRYGSTKLDNAAFQHVRENLTDLNGRPEANDTDLVFLQGILANPAVTQLIKIQDKLEEVPAPLRPVRVDNAPLLKEVIDRCSLSRNPHARELARIFRYPHFRALLEAHDEIGETQLEKLKHPPAVAAPSSTSPTGSSPGSNGHGPHSPSSASEIDGSGVELFTINDMPGETIKMVGIRRNPDEPLGLTVEVDEHNQLVVARIIAGGMIDRQGLLHPGDVILEVNGVPVTTPEELQGEISVAKESVTLKIGPSIEEEMKSARITMAGGQVKNGRNLDSGKKLTCYMRALFDYDPNEDNLLPCKEIGLSFMRGDILQIINVKDPNWWQAKHAGEEGPTGLIPSQELEERRQAYVPPEADFVHKIGICGTRISKKKRKILYKTKQNGEFDKADLMLYEEVTKMPPFKRKTLVLVGVAGVGRRTLKNRLINSDPDKFGSVLPHTSRQPRPLEESGKAYWFSDREDMEEEIRENHFLEFGEHNGNLYGTHLDSIRDVIRQGKMCVLDCSPAALKTLHNSPEFMPFVVFVAAPGMEQLKLLYSERRSASGSTRNLHFDRQSSIRYSSRRAKTLESLASLYEDDDLISAVEESALLQRKYDKYLDMVVVNEDFDDTFRQVTEALEQLSHEHQWVPVNWIY; from the exons ATCCAAGACAAGCTCGAGGAAGTGCCAGCGCCACTGCGTCCAGTGCGAGTGGACAACGCGCCCCTGCTGAAGGAGGTGATCGATCGCTGTAGCCTGTCGCGGAATCCGCACGCCCGTGAGCTCGCCCGCATCTTCCGCTATCCACACTTTCGCGCCCTACTCGAAGCACACGACGAGATCGGTGAAACGCAGCTCGAGAAGCTTAAACATCCGCCAGCAGTAGCAGCTCCCTCATCAACATCACCGACGGGTTCCAGTCCGGGGAGTAACGGGCACGGTCCGCACAGTCCTTCCAGTGCCAGCGAGATCGACGGTTCCGGTGTAGAGCTGTTCACGATCAACGACATGCCCGGGGAAACGatcaagatggtgggcatCCGGAGAAATCCGGACGAACCGCTCGGGCTGACGGTGGAGGTGGATGAGCACAATCAGCTGGTGGTGGCACGGATCATCGCCGGGGGTATGATCGATCGCCAGGGGTTGCTACATCCGGGCGACGTCATACTGGAGGTGAACGGTGTACCCGTGACCACGCCCGAGGAGTTGCAGGGTGAGATATCGGTTGCGAAGGAATCGGTCACGTTGAAGATTGGGCCGAGCATCGAGGAGGAGATGAAATCCGCCCGCATCACCATGGCCGGTGGACAGGTAaagaatggacgaaatttagACTCGGGCAAGAAGCTAACG TGTTATATGCGTGCGTTGTTCGACTATGACCCCAACGAGGACAATCTGCTGCCATGCAAGGAGATCGGGCTCTCGTTCATGCGCGGTGACATTCTGCAAATTATCAACGTGAAGGATCCGAACTGGTGGCAAGCGAAGCACGCCGGAGAGGAAGGCCCGACGGGATTGATACCGTCCCAGGAGCTAGAGGAACGTCGTCAGGCGTACGTACCTCCGGAGGCAGATTTCGTGCACAAGATAGGCATCTGCGGCACAAGG ATTTcaaaaaagaagcgaaagatactgtacaaaacaaagcagaatGGAGAATTCGACAAGGCGGATCTGATGCTGTACGAAGAAGTTACCAAAATGCCTCCCTTCAAGCGAAAGACACTGGTGTTGGTCGGGGTGGCGGGTGTCGGTAGACGAACGCTTAAAAACCGACTGATCAACAGCGATCCGGACAAGTTTGGATCTGTACTGCCAC ACACTTCTCGTCAACCGCGACCTCTGGAAGAATCGGGCAAAGCTTACTGGTTTAGTGATCGCGAAGATATGGAGGAAGAAATAAGGGAGAACCATTTCTTGGAGTTTGGTGAGCACAATGGAAACTTGTACGGTACTCATCTGGACTCGATTCGTGATGTTATTCGGCAAG GCAAAATGTGTGTTCTCGATTGTTCACCGGCGGCGTTGAAGACGCTACACAACAGTCCAGAGTTTATGCCATTTGTGGTGTTTGTAGCCGCACCGGGAATGGAACAGCTGAAGTTGCTGTACTCTGAGCGCAGATCGGCTAGCGGTTCCACGAGGAATTTACAC TTTGATCGTCAAAGCTCTATACGCTACAGTTCGCGCCGTGCAAAGACCCTGGAATCGTTGGCATCACTGTACGAG GACGATGATCTTATATCGGCTGTCGAGGAGAGTGCACTGCTCCAGCGAAAGTACGACAAATACTTggacatggtggtggtgaacgaAGACTTCGATGACACATTCCGACAGGTGACGGAAGCACTGGAGCAGCTGTCACACGAGCATCAGTGGGTGCCGGTGAACTGGATCTACTAG
- the LOC128301757 gene encoding protein PALS2 isoform X5 — protein MPGETIKMVGIRRNPDEPLGLTVEVDEHNQLVVARIIAGGMIDRQGLLHPGDVILEVNGVPVTTPEELQGEISVAKESVTLKIGPSIEEEMKSARITMAGGQVKNGRNLDSGKKLTCYMRALFDYDPNEDNLLPCKEIGLSFMRGDILQIINVKDPNWWQAKHAGEEGPTGLIPSQELEERRQAYVPPEADFVHKIGICGTRISKKKRKILYKTKQNGEFDKADLMLYEEVTKMPPFKRKTLVLVGVAGVGRRTLKNRLINSDPDKFGSVLPHTSRQPRPLEESGKAYWFSDREDMEEEIRENHFLEFGEHNGNLYGTHLDSIRDVIRQGKMCVLDCSPAALKTLHNSPEFMPFVVFVAAPGMEQLKLLYSERRSASGSTRNLHDDDLISAVEESALLQRKYDKYLDMVVVNEDFDDTFRQVTEALEQLSHEHQWVPVNWIY, from the exons ATGCCCGGGGAAACGatcaagatggtgggcatCCGGAGAAATCCGGACGAACCGCTCGGGCTGACGGTGGAGGTGGATGAGCACAATCAGCTGGTGGTGGCACGGATCATCGCCGGGGGTATGATCGATCGCCAGGGGTTGCTACATCCGGGCGACGTCATACTGGAGGTGAACGGTGTACCCGTGACCACGCCCGAGGAGTTGCAGGGTGAGATATCGGTTGCGAAGGAATCGGTCACGTTGAAGATTGGGCCGAGCATCGAGGAGGAGATGAAATCCGCCCGCATCACCATGGCCGGTGGACAGGTAaagaatggacgaaatttagACTCGGGCAAGAAGCTAACG TGTTATATGCGTGCGTTGTTCGACTATGACCCCAACGAGGACAATCTGCTGCCATGCAAGGAGATCGGGCTCTCGTTCATGCGCGGTGACATTCTGCAAATTATCAACGTGAAGGATCCGAACTGGTGGCAAGCGAAGCACGCCGGAGAGGAAGGCCCGACGGGATTGATACCGTCCCAGGAGCTAGAGGAACGTCGTCAGGCGTACGTACCTCCGGAGGCAGATTTCGTGCACAAGATAGGCATCTGCGGCACAAGG ATTTcaaaaaagaagcgaaagatactgtacaaaacaaagcagaatGGAGAATTCGACAAGGCGGATCTGATGCTGTACGAAGAAGTTACCAAAATGCCTCCCTTCAAGCGAAAGACACTGGTGTTGGTCGGGGTGGCGGGTGTCGGTAGACGAACGCTTAAAAACCGACTGATCAACAGCGATCCGGACAAGTTTGGATCTGTACTGCCAC ACACTTCTCGTCAACCGCGACCTCTGGAAGAATCGGGCAAAGCTTACTGGTTTAGTGATCGCGAAGATATGGAGGAAGAAATAAGGGAGAACCATTTCTTGGAGTTTGGTGAGCACAATGGAAACTTGTACGGTACTCATCTGGACTCGATTCGTGATGTTATTCGGCAAG GCAAAATGTGTGTTCTCGATTGTTCACCGGCGGCGTTGAAGACGCTACACAACAGTCCAGAGTTTATGCCATTTGTGGTGTTTGTAGCCGCACCGGGAATGGAACAGCTGAAGTTGCTGTACTCTGAGCGCAGATCGGCTAGCGGTTCCACGAGGAATTTACAC GACGATGATCTTATATCGGCTGTCGAGGAGAGTGCACTGCTCCAGCGAAAGTACGACAAATACTTggacatggtggtggtgaacgaAGACTTCGATGACACATTCCGACAGGTGACGGAAGCACTGGAGCAGCTGTCACACGAGCATCAGTGGGTGCCGGTGAACTGGATCTACTAG
- the LOC128301757 gene encoding protein PALS2 isoform X4, whose amino-acid sequence MPGETIKMVGIRRNPDEPLGLTVEVDEHNQLVVARIIAGGMIDRQGLLHPGDVILEVNGVPVTTPEELQGEISVAKESVTLKIGPSIEEEMKSARITMAGGQCYMRALFDYDPNEDNLLPCKEIGLSFMRGDILQIINVKDPNWWQAKHAGEEGPTGLIPSQELEERRQAYVPPEADFVHKIGICGTRISKKKRKILYKTKQNGEFDKADLMLYEEVTKMPPFKRKTLVLVGVAGVGRRTLKNRLINSDPDKFGSVLPHTSRQPRPLEESGKAYWFSDREDMEEEIRENHFLEFGEHNGNLYGTHLDSIRDVIRQGKMCVLDCSPAALKTLHNSPEFMPFVVFVAAPGMEQLKLLYSERRSASGSTRNLHFDRQSSIRYSSRRAKTLESLASLYEDDDLISAVEESALLQRKYDKYLDMVVVNEDFDDTFRQVTEALEQLSHEHQWVPVNWIY is encoded by the exons ATGCCCGGGGAAACGatcaagatggtgggcatCCGGAGAAATCCGGACGAACCGCTCGGGCTGACGGTGGAGGTGGATGAGCACAATCAGCTGGTGGTGGCACGGATCATCGCCGGGGGTATGATCGATCGCCAGGGGTTGCTACATCCGGGCGACGTCATACTGGAGGTGAACGGTGTACCCGTGACCACGCCCGAGGAGTTGCAGGGTGAGATATCGGTTGCGAAGGAATCGGTCACGTTGAAGATTGGGCCGAGCATCGAGGAGGAGATGAAATCCGCCCGCATCACCATGGCCGGTGGACAG TGTTATATGCGTGCGTTGTTCGACTATGACCCCAACGAGGACAATCTGCTGCCATGCAAGGAGATCGGGCTCTCGTTCATGCGCGGTGACATTCTGCAAATTATCAACGTGAAGGATCCGAACTGGTGGCAAGCGAAGCACGCCGGAGAGGAAGGCCCGACGGGATTGATACCGTCCCAGGAGCTAGAGGAACGTCGTCAGGCGTACGTACCTCCGGAGGCAGATTTCGTGCACAAGATAGGCATCTGCGGCACAAGG ATTTcaaaaaagaagcgaaagatactgtacaaaacaaagcagaatGGAGAATTCGACAAGGCGGATCTGATGCTGTACGAAGAAGTTACCAAAATGCCTCCCTTCAAGCGAAAGACACTGGTGTTGGTCGGGGTGGCGGGTGTCGGTAGACGAACGCTTAAAAACCGACTGATCAACAGCGATCCGGACAAGTTTGGATCTGTACTGCCAC ACACTTCTCGTCAACCGCGACCTCTGGAAGAATCGGGCAAAGCTTACTGGTTTAGTGATCGCGAAGATATGGAGGAAGAAATAAGGGAGAACCATTTCTTGGAGTTTGGTGAGCACAATGGAAACTTGTACGGTACTCATCTGGACTCGATTCGTGATGTTATTCGGCAAG GCAAAATGTGTGTTCTCGATTGTTCACCGGCGGCGTTGAAGACGCTACACAACAGTCCAGAGTTTATGCCATTTGTGGTGTTTGTAGCCGCACCGGGAATGGAACAGCTGAAGTTGCTGTACTCTGAGCGCAGATCGGCTAGCGGTTCCACGAGGAATTTACAC TTTGATCGTCAAAGCTCTATACGCTACAGTTCGCGCCGTGCAAAGACCCTGGAATCGTTGGCATCACTGTACGAG GACGATGATCTTATATCGGCTGTCGAGGAGAGTGCACTGCTCCAGCGAAAGTACGACAAATACTTggacatggtggtggtgaacgaAGACTTCGATGACACATTCCGACAGGTGACGGAAGCACTGGAGCAGCTGTCACACGAGCATCAGTGGGTGCCGGTGAACTGGATCTACTAG